The Chryseobacterium phocaeense genome includes the window GTAAAGATTTTGGAGTAATAATTAGCTTTAATTATGCGGAAATTGACCTAAAAATGAAGATTATTTCACATGTTTAGATGGTTTTACGATGTTTTATTAAGCGAAATTTTTGTATTGTTTTTGTTATCCTGATCGGGTAAATTTTCTTTTGAAATAATGGTTACTCCCCGGTCTGTGGCTTAATTGAAGGGATTTGCGAGGCTTAGGGTTTCATAAATCTGCCTGTATCAGATACTTTAATTGGTTTGGGATAAATGAAAATCTTCCCATTTTTGTGATTTTTTTGTTTTATATGTAAAATATTTTTTTATTTTTGTCTTGCAATTAAAATAATTAACAACCATGAAAAAATTAACGAAACTTAAGTTTGATAAGAAAGTTATCAACGAGTTAACGAAAGTAGAGCAGAGCTCTATCAAAGGAGGTGCAGCAGGCATGGAACAGGAAGTAGGTGTTTCTAAAGATTTTGATACTCCTACATTTAACGACAAGTGTTTTGACGGAGGATCTACAACTTTCAAAAAAGCTTGTACTTGGTGTGGTTTCTTCCACAGTACCAAGTGGTAAAAAATAGCTAACTATTTGCTGCAGATGATTTGTTTTAAGTAACAAATCATCTGTATTTTTATATGGCTATACCATCGGAAACTTTTAGCTGTTCATTTTATGAAAATCAAATTTTTTTTGGGAATTCTGATTTCGGTTGTAATCGGGATCTGGTTTTTCAGTAAAAAAAATACACCGCAGGAGCCTGTTGTCCTTTTCTACAATGCCACCGGAAATCTCCTGAAAGATTCTGTATCAGAAAGGGATAGGACACTTCTGGAATTGTGTAAAGTATGGGGTGTCCTGAAATATCATGCTGCAGAAGATGATATCCCGCCATCTTTTGATGAAGTTCTGGTAAAAGATTATGAAAATCTTACGAAAGGAAATGCAGACCTTAATGCTTTAATTTCAGAAAAGCTTAGCAAAAATCCTGATGATAAAGAATTGGCTTCTTCCTATATAGGTTTTCTGCCTGATAAAAGCTGGCTTGAAACTTCGGAAATCATTACTGCCGAGAACAAAAAAAAACTAATCAGCTATATTATAAATTCTTACAGGAATTCTGATGACAGACAGGTAAAAGCAGAACAAAACGGGGAGCTGAACTTTGAGGATGATTCCTTATGGTATGATGAAGCAAAAACAACCCCTGCAAAACGTTTTCTTTCCTTATGTAAACTTTGGAATATAGTCCGGTATTATTATCCTTACTTCAATGATATTTCAAGCACATGGAATGATGTTTTCCTGGAAATGCTGCCTTTGTTTGTTAATGCAAAAAATCAGCAGGAATACGATACGGCTGTCCGGATTTTCGGATCAAAACTAAAAGACAGTCATGTTGCCGTTAAAATGGGAGATACTGATGAGTATGACGGTAAATATGTAGGAAATGCAATTTTAAAAACGGTTGACGGAAGAACTTTTGTAACCGGTTTTATTGTAAACTCTGTTCAAAGCAGTCTGCGGAAAGGCGATGAAGTTTTGCAGATAGATGGAAAACCTGTTAATTCAATTCAGGAAAGTTTAAAAAAAATAAATTCCGGATCCAATGAAACCGTTCTGATGCGGGATATGAACAGGCTCCTGCTGCTTTCCAAAAAGAAAACTGCATTGCTTGAGGTGGCCAGACAGGGTAGGATTATTCAGATTCAGGAACATTTAACCGATATCAATACAGCTAGAAAAGTCGAAGAAAAAGAATATAAAAGCAAGGCCGGAAAGGCGGTGTCAAAACTAATCGGAAAAAATATTGGATACATAAAGATCAGTGATATTTTCTCCGGCAACTTCAGGGTTTCCTATGAGAAAATCCGCAATAGCAAAGCAATAATTTTTGACCTGCGTGCCTATCCCAATGAAATTGCGGTAGATTTTCTGAAGTATTTCGATACAAGAGCATTTCAGACCATGAACTTGTACAGGGGAGATGCTACCTATCCGGGAATGATGAGGACCATAGAAAATGAAATGCATATTCCTGAACCTAAAAAAGATGCTTATACAGGACCTGTTGTTCTTTTAACCAATGAATATACCCAAAGCCAGGGCGAAAGTATGCTTCTCGCTATGAAATCAATTAAAAATTCAGTTACTTTAGGGGACTATACTGCGGGAACCAATGGAAATGTGATGATTGTTACCCTGCCGGGAAAGATGAAGATCAGGATGAGCGGAATCGGTGTTTTGCTGCCGGATTATACTGCGACCCAGAGAACCGGGATCAGACCTGATATTCTGGTAAAGGAAAACATATCGTCTGTCATGAGAGGAGAGGATATTCAGCTGAAAGAGGCTATTAATTATATCAACAAAAAACTATGAAAACCCAACGCATTATTATGCTACTTTTAATAAGTTTCGTCACCGTAAACTTATTGATGTATTTAGACTATGAGACCGTTTCACTTTTAGAAATATACAGGAACTCCGAATCCATGATGGAAGTAGCTTTCGGAACCCTGATTCTGTTTATTGTGTTATTGGTATTTTACTATATTTTTTATCTGATCAGAAAAAAAACGAAAGATGGAAGAAATGCTGGATGAAATTAAAAACCTGATCGGAGCCTGTGAAAAAGAGGTCAAAGAAGATATTGTAGATCTTGGAATTTTTACCGGATATCCCGGACTGGCTTTATATTATTTTGAAAAATATAATCTGTTCAATGACAGTGAGGCATTTGAAAAATTTGAATATTATCTTGATCAATCGCTCAACGGGCTTCAGGAAGACAAGGTGTTCTCGCTGTGCTCAGGCTCTGTAGGCATCTATTACCTGATCTTTTACCTTACCAAAAACAAGTATTTTGAAGAGCCTGTAGAAGAATCATTCGGAGAATTCCCTGAGTATGCTGATGATCTGCTGGAATACTATGCAGGAAAAAAGAATTTTGATTATCTGCATGGTTTTATGGGAGTTCTTTTCCTGTGCCTGGAGCTGTATTCCTACAGTGAAAATGATAATTTTAAACAGAAAATAAAAGACAGGATCATCACGGTTGTCCATCTCCTGAAATCTTTATCGGTTCCGGTGGATGATGATAAAACAGCCTGGATCTCAAAAGGACTGTACAGTAAAGTGGAAGGCTTCTCATTTGGTTTCGCGCATGGAATTCCCAGTATTATAAGCCTGCTCAGTAACGTGTATGCAGCAGGAATTGAAAGAGAAACCATTAAAAAAATGCTGGATCAGTCCTATAACTTCCTCAGATCCGTACAGGGAGATTATGACGGATCAAGCTTCCCGAATTTTATTACCGTAAGAAACGGAGAACGCATTGCGACCGATAGCAGCCGCCTGGCGTGGTGTTATGGAGATCTCAGTGTGGGCATCGCGATGATGCATTACGGCAAAGCACTGGGAAATGAAGAAAGCATTGCTGAAGCTGAAAAAATACTGGTGAAAACCACCGAAAGAGAATATGGGAAAACAGGGGTTGTAGATGTATTTTTATGTCATGGAAGTTCAGGCCTGATCATGATGTATAACTATCTGTACAGAGTTACAGGAAATCCGGCCTACAAGAAAGCAACTGATTTCTGGACTCAGGATACATTAACAATTGGTAACCGTCCGGAAACCGGCATGAGAACCTGGCTGGGCAGCGAAGGCTGGATAGAGCAGGATACTATTCTGGAAGGCCGTACCGGGCTTTTGCTTCAGCTTTATGCCCTTACCCATGAACACTATAAAAACCCTTTAGAAAAACTATTTTTACTAGACCATGAACATTGAATTTATAGATAAAATGATCCTCAGGACGCCCATTGGTTCGATTGATGATCTTAAACCTATCCGTAACATTAAAGATATCTCTACAGACGGACTAGCATTTTTGAAAACTACTTTTACAGGGCATTTCAGGTTAGCTCTTTTATATGCTACGAAAAACTTATTCGAGGAAATTACGGAAGTTATAAAAACCGGAAATCTTTCTGAAAAATTATTGTTTAGCTATATCAAATATTATGTACGGTACTGCTCCAGATCTACGCCGTTCGGGCTGTTTTCCACCTATGGGGTCTGTGATCTTAAAGAAGGCTCCGAAAAATACGCTGTGGAGCTTCAGGATAGTGAGATACGCATGAGAATTAGCCTGAGTTATATCTATGAATTAAGCAGAGAGATCAGCAGTTGCAAAAATCTATGGAAATACAGCTTTTTATATCCCAACCAGACGGCTTTTCAGGTCGCCGGTAACATACGCTATAATGAGCTGTATATTAAACCTTATTCAATGAATTACAGGTTGTCGTCCGTTGAAACGAACGATGTTCTGGAATATATTTTTACAGAAAGCAAAGATGGAATTTATTTTGATGACTTGTCAGCAAAGCTTCAGCAGGAAGGCTATGAAAGTGAAGAAGTAGAAGAATATCTGTATGAACTGGTTGAAAACAATGTTTTGCTGATGGATATTTTTCCGTCACCGGCTACCAATAATTATGTCGAAGCATTCATAGAAAAATTAAAAAGGATAAAAGACAATGATGAGGTTATTTCTGTTAAAGGAGAAGAAATGACTGTTATCCAGATTATTGAAAAAATATCAAAGCTTCAGGATGATCTGAAAACGGTGATCAAAGAATCTGAGGCCGGATCATCAGAAAAACTGGAAAATTTACTTCTGAATGAAATGCAAAATGTGGATGTGACCAGTTTCAGAGATGGAACAGCGGAAATTGGCAACAAAGTTTTTCACAATGTCAAAAATACGCTTCTTTCCCTTTCTTATCTGAACTCCAGACGGAAGGAAAAAGATCCTACGCTGTCTGATTTTATTACTGAATTTAAAAACAAGTATGGAGAATCTGAATTGCCGTTTCTCCATGTAATTGATCCCGAACTGGGAATTTTTACAGACCGGGTAAGCAGTATATCAACCCCTTTTCTGGACGGGATTCTTTTCCAGACCGGAAGCGGAAGAGATTATAAATTCACCGAAGTAGATGAGTATCTGTTCAGTAAATATCAGAACGCGCTGCAGTTTGGAAAAACAGAAGTAGTCCTGACCAAGGAAGAATGCTTAAAATTCAAACCTTCCTTTTCAAGGGTTTTCAGCCAGACTTTAAACTGTAATATGACGCTGTTCAATGATGAGAAGGATCATACCACAGTAGCTCTGCATGGGGCATTCGGATCAAGCGCAGTCAACAATATGGGGCGGTTTACCCACGGCTCGGAAAAACTGCAGAAGCTTGCGGAAAAAATTGTAGAAATTGAATATTCCAATCTCCATGAATCTGTAGAATATGCCGAAATTGTAGATTTACCCAGCTTAAGACACGGAAATCTTGTGGTAAGGGAAAACTATCTGAAAGACGAAATTCTGATTAATATTCCTGCCCCGTCAGATACCAAAAAAAATACGATTAAGCTTTCTGATATCACCATTTCTGTACGCAGCGATGAAGTGATATTAAGAAATAAAAAGACCGGAAAAATCATTGTTCCGCGTCTAAGCAATTCCCATAATTTCCAGCTGCAGAACCTGTCGCATATTTACAGGTTTTTATCACTGATCCAGGTGCAGTGGGACTGCTCAATCAGCTTTTCATGGGGATTCATTGATTCATTTGCAAAATTTACACCCCGTGTGAAAATTGAAAAAGTGATCGTTAAAGAAGCAGCATGGAACCTGAACCAGACCGATCTTACCTTCTTAAAGGCAAAAGATGAAAATCTATGGTCTGAATTTAAAAAGTTTAAAGAAGAATGGAAAATTCCGGACAGCGTTTACCTTGTTGAAGGGGATAATAAACTGCTTTTTGATCTCTCTTCCGAAGTTTATGTCCGCCTTCTGGTTTCCATGATCTCGAAGAAAGTTAAAATAACGCTGGTAGAGGATTTGGTTAAAGAAAAGACCAATGTCCGGAATATGAGCCGGAAACCTTACTATTCTGAACTGATTGTCCCTGTTGTGATCCAGGACGAAATTCAGAATTTTCAGTTTAAAGATTTTTCAGAGAGCCGCTCAAAGTTATCGCCTCTCTCCGAATGTTTGTATATGAATATTTACACCGGGGAACAGCAGATGGATTCTCTCATCAGGAATGAGCTTTTTGAACTGAACGGTACATTATTTGAAAAAAATCTGATCCGTAATTTTTTCTTTATCCGCTACAACGAAAACGGAAACCATCTCAGGCTCAGGTATTTCCTGGCGGATTTTAACAGTTATAATGATTTGTTTTTCCATATCAGGGAGGCTATAGGGAAATATGTTGAACAGGATATCATCAAAGCATTTGAGATCACTACCTATCAGAGAGAGCTTGAAAGGTACGATTACGCCGGAATTGAGTTTACGGAAACCTATTTCGGAAAAGAAAGCACAATGATGATGCTTCTTCTCAGAGAGCTTGATGAAACAGGATTTGAAGAACGGTGGCTTGCCGGAATTGTTTTTATCGATAAACTGCTGGATAAATTTGCCTATACACTGGAAGGCAAAATGGAATTGTTTGCCCGCTTCAGCAGCCAGTTTAATCAGGAGTTTAATTCCAATAAAGCACTCACAAAAGTAGTGGCCGCTAAATATAAAACCAGCGAACAGATGATTCATGACTCCATAGGATTGAAAAACAGTAAATTAGAAAATGTGTATAATCTCTTTGATTCTTTCCTGAACTCTTTTTCCCTGGAGAATCTCCTGAACGAAAAAGAAATAGGGGAGCGGGATGGCTATGTAGGAAGCCTGATCCATATGTTCTTTAACAGATTACTGGTTTCCCAGCATAGAAAGCAGGAACTGGTCATTTATAATTTCATGCTGAAGTTTTATAAAACTCAGATGAATAAGACGGTAAAAGAAATATCTGTATTATAAATCATTGAAAATAGTAAAAAAGCCGCGCCGGATCGAAGATCCGGCGCGGCTTTTTTACAGCCTGTAGATTTTGCTAAAGAAGCTCATTCGCATTCATATACATTTTTATATTGCCTTCGATTTTCTGTTTTTCCAAATTCTTCTCTACCTCAGTAAATCCGATTTTCTTGTACAGTTGATAGGCCTTTTCATTTTTGTGTGCCACCTCAAGGAAAATACCGGTTCCGTTGAATCTTTTATGTGCTTCACGAATAGCAGCCCGGATCAGATCAAACCCCATATTCCTGCCTTGAAATTCCCTTTTGATATACATCTGGTAAATATTTCCGTGTGTATTGTCATCCTTTACAAAGCTGCAGATTCCTACGAGATCGGTATCGGCAAAGGCTCCCATAACAAATCTGTCATAGGTTTGATTTTCAATATCAGTTTCCAGCCTGAATTTTTCAATTCTCAGAGATTCCTGATAACTGGCACCAAAGGCTTCAGGAAATTTTTCAAGACTTTCCAGCCGGATCATTCTGTAGTTTTTACTCTCATGCGGTAAAAGTATGCGGTAACTGATATTCATTTAAATGGAATTTATTATTTTTATTTTTCGTTGCATGTCCTAAATATGTGAAAATATTTTTTAAATAAAATTATTCCTTTTAATAAAAGACAAATTATTTACTTTTTTAATTAAGAAAATTAATAAGAATCTTTCTAATTATCTTTTTGTTTTTATATTATTTATTCATTTTAAAGCGTAAATTTGTGTATATTTATAACGAAAAATTAGCAAATTTGTAAAATATATTCAATATTTACCTGTTGGCCTGGTTGAATTTTGTACCCTCCAAAAGAATAATATACCGGTAAAATAACTGACAAATATATATGAACAGCATCTTATTATGAAAAAGTTGGTAATCCGTACAATACGGGTGATTATATTATTTCTTGTTATTTCATGCAGCCGGACTTCTCCTTATGAACATACTGAAGATTTTGATGTGCCTCTACTGAAAAAGAATCATGTGATGAATTCGTCAGGTGATTTTGAAGCTCTTGTTAAGCTTAACGGAGAATACTTTAAAAAAGCGGGAAAATTAGATTACGAAGGAGGTAAAGGCTTGTGTTTTCTCAATGTTGCGAATGCCAATTCTACGGAAGGAAACTATAAAAGAGCACAAAGTCTTTTAAACAAAGCTGGAGAACATCTTAAGAAGAGGGAGAACAATTTTCACCATGCAAAATTTTATGACGGCTATGCAGATTATTATTCACACCTTAAACAATACGATAAAGCCATTGCCTACAGCGATTCTGCACTGTATTCTTTGAAAAAAACACCCGGTTTAAAACTTAAAAAAGAACTTTTACCCAGAGTTTATATTAACAGGGGAACCTACTTCGCGTGGAAAGGATGGTTGGGGACCTCTTTGAAATGTTTTCAGAAGGGGAATCAACTGGAAAATTCGGCATACTCCAATTGTATGGTTGCTCAATATTATCTCTACACCCAAAAACTGGATTCAGCGGGTGAGTATGCCTTACGTGCAGAAAGAATGATTAACCAAACGACAACTGATATTGAAAAGCAGTGGGTATACTATACGATTGGGTATTATTACAATCAGATCAACCAATACGATAAAGCTGAGAAAATGCTGAATAAAGTGTTGGAAATGAGTGCGAAGACACGGTCTGTTTATTCATTTCATATAAAAGAGGTCTATAATGCCCTGGCAGATGTTTATAAAAAGAAAAACAACAAGGAAAAAGCCTATTTCTACCTGAAAAAATACCTTGAAGAAGACAGCCGGCTGAATGAAGCGCGTTTTTCAGCGATTAACAAGACAACAGATGATTTTATCCTGGAATCTAAAAAAGAACATGGAAAACGTGAAAATGAGCTGTGGACTATCATCATTTTATCCGTAATTATCTTTGCAGTATCCGGGGTATTGATCTGGAAGAATATAAAACATCAGCAACTTAAGAAAATAAGTTTAAAAACTGAAACAGAAACCCTTAAGAGTCAGGTGCACGAAAAGAAGCTTCAGGAAGTTATTGAATTGGCCAGAAACAATGATTCCTCATTCCTGATGAAATTTAAAGAACTCTATCCAGGTTTTATCAGCAGGCTGCTGGCCATCAATCCGGATTTTGAAAATTCCGAGCTGGCCTTCTGTGCATTGCTGAAACTGCATTTTACCTCCAAGGAAATTGCAGATTATACTTTTGTACAGCACAAATCTATCCAGCAGAAAAAATACAGACTGAGGAAAAAACTTCAGCTGGAAGGAGATCAGGATATTTATGAATTTCTCGATAATTTAGGAAAACTTACCGACGAACAAAATTGAAAGAGTAAATTTTACGTTTTAGGAATAGATTTTGAAAGCTCTACCGGTATTCAGAAACACTTATAATTAATATTAGAAACGGACATGATACGCTGTTTTATTTTTGCTTTGCTCTTTTTTTTGACCTCTTGCAGTAAGGATTTTCATAATCAGTATGAAAAGGATTTTGATAGTCCACTGCTTACGCAAAATGAAAAGCTGCGTCTTTCCGGTAATTATGACGCGCTTATACGGCTTAATAAAAACTATTATCAAAAAGCGGATAAGTTAGACTATGATGAAGGTAAAGCGCTGTGTTATATTAATTTAGCTAATATTTATGTTTCGCTGGAAAACTACCCGAAGGCACAGGTTCTTTTTAATAAGGCCGATAAGATTCTTCAAAATTCAAAAAGTAACGCTCACAGGGCTAAATTTTGTGCAGACTACGGCTATTTTCAATTTGTCCTTAGGCGCCGTGACCAGGCCTTCCAATATAACCGTTTGGGGTTGGAATACATAAAAAGTGTGCCGGAATCTCAGTTTCGGAATGATATACTCTTTAGAATTTATTACAGACGTGCAGATTATCTTTATTGGAAAAAAGAATATTTTCCTGCTATTGAATATTTTCGGATGGCAGGAAAACTGGATAGCACAGGACGGATAGATTGTGCTATAGGAGACGTATACCTGTATGGATTGAAAGAAATGGATTCTGCCCGCATCTATCTCTCCCGGATTGCAGAGAAATCGAACAGGGAAGGAAGGATAGACGGAGTGGCCTTAAATGCCAATACTGTTTTGGGAGAATATTATATGATCAACCATCAATATCCCGAGGCTGAAAAATACTTTAATAAAGCGTTGGAAATCAATGATAAAACAAAATTTATCTTTGCCCAGTATACCAAATATATTTACACCGATCTCAAATCCCTCTACGAACAGATGGGAAATAAGGAAAAAGCACTTTTCTATCTGCAGGCGTATACGTATGAAAAGAACAAATCTGATACGGCACTTTTCAAAGCGATTAATAACGACGTGGAGAAATTTATTTCAGATGTGGAAAAAGATTCCAGAAGCCACAGGAATAAGGTTTTGTTATTGTGCAGTGCTGCGGTAGTGCTTCTTTTTCTACTGGGGATTTATGTATGGAATATCAGTACACGCCTTAAACAGAAAAAGAAACTTCTTAGAGATGAGGCCGAGAAACTGAAAAACCAGATCCATGACACCAGCCAGGAAAAGGTGATAGAGCTGGCAAAAAAGAATGATCCTTCCTTTTTGCAGATCTTTAAAAAAGCCTATCCGGGTTTCATTGAGAAGGTTCTGGAGATTAATCCTGATCTTGAAAACACTGACCTGGTTTTTTGTGCGATGCTAAAACTTCATTTTACATCCAAAGAAATCGCCGGTTATACTTTTGTACAGCCCAGATCTGTCCAGCAGAAAAAATACAGATTGAGAAAAAAACTGAACATCCCTACAGAAACAGATATCTATCAGTTTTTTGACAATTTTACCTGACCGGCAGCATGCTCCGTTTTTATTTTTCACCTGCTTCTCTGTAATCGTTTCCGGAAATAAAAAAAACTGCCTGATTATACCAGACAGCTCTCGAAATATTTTTTTTCATCAATACTGAAAACCTATTTCATCACTTGATGTTTGTAGTTTCAAATTTGCGTTTTTTATTACAAAACACGAAAAAATATTATACTACACACGTACTACACTATGATTTTTTTAAACTTTTTGTTAGTTTGTAGTTAATTTTTACGTGTGAACAAAATCAGCTTATCTTATTGAATTTTAGAGATATATTATTGATTTGTGTGCGGATTACTGCAGTTCCAGCTTCTATTTAGAAAATTAAACAGACTCAGGTAATCAGTCTTTCCATTTTTTTAACATTGAAAAAAATATTCTTTAGGTAGTACACAAGTAGCATGTTACTTTTTGGCTGCAATTTTTAGATTTCAGAATTTTGAAGTGGATGATTTGTTCAAATGATCGTCGTGAGTAAAAAAATTAGATTGAGCTGCCCG containing:
- a CDS encoding S41 family peptidase, which codes for MKIKFFLGILISVVIGIWFFSKKNTPQEPVVLFYNATGNLLKDSVSERDRTLLELCKVWGVLKYHAAEDDIPPSFDEVLVKDYENLTKGNADLNALISEKLSKNPDDKELASSYIGFLPDKSWLETSEIITAENKKKLISYIINSYRNSDDRQVKAEQNGELNFEDDSLWYDEAKTTPAKRFLSLCKLWNIVRYYYPYFNDISSTWNDVFLEMLPLFVNAKNQQEYDTAVRIFGSKLKDSHVAVKMGDTDEYDGKYVGNAILKTVDGRTFVTGFIVNSVQSSLRKGDEVLQIDGKPVNSIQESLKKINSGSNETVLMRDMNRLLLLSKKKTALLEVARQGRIIQIQEHLTDINTARKVEEKEYKSKAGKAVSKLIGKNIGYIKISDIFSGNFRVSYEKIRNSKAIIFDLRAYPNEIAVDFLKYFDTRAFQTMNLYRGDATYPGMMRTIENEMHIPEPKKDAYTGPVVLLTNEYTQSQGESMLLAMKSIKNSVTLGDYTAGTNGNVMIVTLPGKMKIRMSGIGVLLPDYTATQRTGIRPDILVKENISSVMRGEDIQLKEAINYINKKL
- a CDS encoding lanthionine synthetase C family protein, with the translated sequence MEEMLDEIKNLIGACEKEVKEDIVDLGIFTGYPGLALYYFEKYNLFNDSEAFEKFEYYLDQSLNGLQEDKVFSLCSGSVGIYYLIFYLTKNKYFEEPVEESFGEFPEYADDLLEYYAGKKNFDYLHGFMGVLFLCLELYSYSENDNFKQKIKDRIITVVHLLKSLSVPVDDDKTAWISKGLYSKVEGFSFGFAHGIPSIISLLSNVYAAGIERETIKKMLDQSYNFLRSVQGDYDGSSFPNFITVRNGERIATDSSRLAWCYGDLSVGIAMMHYGKALGNEESIAEAEKILVKTTEREYGKTGVVDVFLCHGSSGLIMMYNYLYRVTGNPAYKKATDFWTQDTLTIGNRPETGMRTWLGSEGWIEQDTILEGRTGLLLQLYALTHEHYKNPLEKLFLLDHEH
- a CDS encoding lantibiotic dehydratase; this encodes MNIEFIDKMILRTPIGSIDDLKPIRNIKDISTDGLAFLKTTFTGHFRLALLYATKNLFEEITEVIKTGNLSEKLLFSYIKYYVRYCSRSTPFGLFSTYGVCDLKEGSEKYAVELQDSEIRMRISLSYIYELSREISSCKNLWKYSFLYPNQTAFQVAGNIRYNELYIKPYSMNYRLSSVETNDVLEYIFTESKDGIYFDDLSAKLQQEGYESEEVEEYLYELVENNVLLMDIFPSPATNNYVEAFIEKLKRIKDNDEVISVKGEEMTVIQIIEKISKLQDDLKTVIKESEAGSSEKLENLLLNEMQNVDVTSFRDGTAEIGNKVFHNVKNTLLSLSYLNSRRKEKDPTLSDFITEFKNKYGESELPFLHVIDPELGIFTDRVSSISTPFLDGILFQTGSGRDYKFTEVDEYLFSKYQNALQFGKTEVVLTKEECLKFKPSFSRVFSQTLNCNMTLFNDEKDHTTVALHGAFGSSAVNNMGRFTHGSEKLQKLAEKIVEIEYSNLHESVEYAEIVDLPSLRHGNLVVRENYLKDEILINIPAPSDTKKNTIKLSDITISVRSDEVILRNKKTGKIIVPRLSNSHNFQLQNLSHIYRFLSLIQVQWDCSISFSWGFIDSFAKFTPRVKIEKVIVKEAAWNLNQTDLTFLKAKDENLWSEFKKFKEEWKIPDSVYLVEGDNKLLFDLSSEVYVRLLVSMISKKVKITLVEDLVKEKTNVRNMSRKPYYSELIVPVVIQDEIQNFQFKDFSESRSKLSPLSECLYMNIYTGEQQMDSLIRNELFELNGTLFEKNLIRNFFFIRYNENGNHLRLRYFLADFNSYNDLFFHIREAIGKYVEQDIIKAFEITTYQRELERYDYAGIEFTETYFGKESTMMMLLLRELDETGFEERWLAGIVFIDKLLDKFAYTLEGKMELFARFSSQFNQEFNSNKALTKVVAAKYKTSEQMIHDSIGLKNSKLENVYNLFDSFLNSFSLENLLNEKEIGERDGYVGSLIHMFFNRLLVSQHRKQELVIYNFMLKFYKTQMNKTVKEISVL
- a CDS encoding GNAT family N-acetyltransferase; protein product: MNISYRILLPHESKNYRMIRLESLEKFPEAFGASYQESLRIEKFRLETDIENQTYDRFVMGAFADTDLVGICSFVKDDNTHGNIYQMYIKREFQGRNMGFDLIRAAIREAHKRFNGTGIFLEVAHKNEKAYQLYKKIGFTEVEKNLEKQKIEGNIKMYMNANELL
- a CDS encoding tetratricopeptide repeat protein encodes the protein MKKLVIRTIRVIILFLVISCSRTSPYEHTEDFDVPLLKKNHVMNSSGDFEALVKLNGEYFKKAGKLDYEGGKGLCFLNVANANSTEGNYKRAQSLLNKAGEHLKKRENNFHHAKFYDGYADYYSHLKQYDKAIAYSDSALYSLKKTPGLKLKKELLPRVYINRGTYFAWKGWLGTSLKCFQKGNQLENSAYSNCMVAQYYLYTQKLDSAGEYALRAERMINQTTTDIEKQWVYYTIGYYYNQINQYDKAEKMLNKVLEMSAKTRSVYSFHIKEVYNALADVYKKKNNKEKAYFYLKKYLEEDSRLNEARFSAINKTTDDFILESKKEHGKRENELWTIIILSVIIFAVSGVLIWKNIKHQQLKKISLKTETETLKSQVHEKKLQEVIELARNNDSSFLMKFKELYPGFISRLLAINPDFENSELAFCALLKLHFTSKEIADYTFVQHKSIQQKKYRLRKKLQLEGDQDIYEFLDNLGKLTDEQN
- a CDS encoding tetratricopeptide repeat protein, which codes for MIRCFIFALLFFLTSCSKDFHNQYEKDFDSPLLTQNEKLRLSGNYDALIRLNKNYYQKADKLDYDEGKALCYINLANIYVSLENYPKAQVLFNKADKILQNSKSNAHRAKFCADYGYFQFVLRRRDQAFQYNRLGLEYIKSVPESQFRNDILFRIYYRRADYLYWKKEYFPAIEYFRMAGKLDSTGRIDCAIGDVYLYGLKEMDSARIYLSRIAEKSNREGRIDGVALNANTVLGEYYMINHQYPEAEKYFNKALEINDKTKFIFAQYTKYIYTDLKSLYEQMGNKEKALFYLQAYTYEKNKSDTALFKAINNDVEKFISDVEKDSRSHRNKVLLLCSAAVVLLFLLGIYVWNISTRLKQKKKLLRDEAEKLKNQIHDTSQEKVIELAKKNDPSFLQIFKKAYPGFIEKVLEINPDLENTDLVFCAMLKLHFTSKEIAGYTFVQPRSVQQKKYRLRKKLNIPTETDIYQFFDNFT